In the genome of Candidatus Reidiella endopervernicosa, one region contains:
- a CDS encoding STAS domain-containing protein: MPITTTMAADNSTVNIAVSGRFDFNLHKDFREAYKQQDVKAYVIDLAGTEYMDSSALGMLLLLREHAGGDSSDIKIINANPEISKILTISNFHRLFNVS; the protein is encoded by the coding sequence ATGCCAATTACCACTACAATGGCGGCTGATAACAGTACGGTTAATATTGCTGTCAGCGGTCGTTTTGACTTTAATCTGCACAAAGATTTCCGTGAGGCCTATAAGCAACAGGACGTAAAGGCCTACGTTATCGATCTGGCGGGTACTGAATATATGGATAGCTCGGCGCTCGGTATGCTCTTGCTGCTACGAGAACATGCTGGCGGTGATAGCAGCGATATCAAGATCATTAACGCCAATCCAGAAATCAGCAAGATCCTCACTATCTCAAATTTCCATCGTCTCTTTAACGTCAGCTAA
- the ettA gene encoding energy-dependent translational throttle protein EttA — protein MAQYIYTMNRVSKVVPPKREIIRDISLSFFPGAKIGVLGLNGAGKSTVLRIMAGVDQDFNGEARPQPGTKVGYLPQEPQLDPDKDVRGNVEEALGHIKEALTRLDAVYAAYAEPDADFDALAKEQAELENIIQATDGHNLERQLEIAADALRLPPWDADVTKLSGGERRRVALCRLILSGPDMLLLDEPTNHLDAESIAWLERFLHDYPGTVVAVTHDRYFLDNVAGWILELDRGHGIPWEGNYSSWLEQKEARLEQEQKQEQARIKSMKDELDWVRSNPKGRQAKSKARMSRFEELSSSDYQKRNETNELYIPPGPRLGDLVIEAKGLSKSFGDRLLIDNLSFNLPRGGIVGVIGPNGAGKSTLFKMLVGEEQPDSGDLQMGDTVQLAYVDQSRDDLSGEKTVWQELSDEQDIITIGNYQTQSRAYCSRFNFKGADQQKLVKDLSGGERNRLHLAKLVQSGGNVLLLDEPTNDLDVETLRALEEAILEFPGCAVVISHDRWFLDRIATHILAFEGDSHAEWFEGNYADYEEDRKRRLGEAAVQPHRIKYKKPVH, from the coding sequence ATGGCCCAGTATATCTACACCATGAACCGCGTCAGCAAGGTGGTTCCACCCAAGCGCGAGATCATTCGCGACATCTCCCTCTCCTTCTTCCCTGGCGCCAAAATCGGCGTACTCGGCCTCAACGGGGCGGGTAAGTCGACGGTGTTACGCATCATGGCAGGCGTGGATCAGGATTTTAACGGTGAGGCGCGCCCACAACCCGGCACCAAGGTCGGCTACCTACCACAGGAACCTCAGCTCGATCCCGACAAAGATGTCCGCGGTAACGTTGAAGAGGCGCTGGGTCACATCAAGGAGGCATTGACTCGTCTCGATGCCGTCTACGCCGCCTACGCCGAGCCCGATGCCGATTTCGATGCACTCGCCAAAGAGCAGGCCGAGCTAGAGAACATCATCCAGGCAACCGATGGCCACAATCTCGAACGTCAGCTGGAAATTGCCGCCGATGCGCTGCGTCTGCCACCGTGGGATGCCGACGTCACCAAGCTCTCCGGTGGTGAGCGGCGACGTGTAGCGCTCTGCCGCTTGATCCTATCCGGTCCCGACATGCTGCTGCTCGATGAGCCGACCAACCACCTTGATGCCGAATCGATCGCCTGGCTGGAGCGCTTCCTGCACGACTACCCCGGCACCGTGGTGGCCGTTACCCATGATCGTTACTTCCTCGACAATGTCGCGGGCTGGATTCTCGAACTCGACCGTGGCCACGGCATTCCCTGGGAGGGCAACTACTCGAGTTGGCTGGAACAGAAGGAGGCACGCCTGGAGCAGGAGCAGAAACAGGAGCAGGCTCGCATCAAGTCGATGAAGGATGAGCTCGACTGGGTGCGCTCTAATCCCAAGGGGCGTCAGGCGAAATCAAAGGCACGTATGTCACGTTTCGAAGAGCTCTCCTCCAGTGACTACCAGAAACGCAACGAGACCAACGAACTCTACATTCCACCCGGCCCGCGCCTAGGCGACCTGGTTATTGAGGCTAAGGGACTCTCTAAGAGCTTCGGCGATCGTCTTCTGATCGACAATCTCAGCTTCAACCTGCCACGCGGTGGCATTGTCGGTGTAATCGGCCCCAATGGCGCCGGTAAATCGACCCTGTTCAAAATGCTGGTGGGTGAAGAGCAGCCCGATAGTGGTGATCTGCAGATGGGCGACACAGTACAGCTCGCCTACGTCGACCAGAGCCGTGATGATCTTAGTGGTGAGAAAACGGTCTGGCAGGAGCTCTCCGACGAGCAGGACATCATCACCATCGGCAACTACCAGACACAGTCACGAGCCTACTGCTCGCGCTTTAATTTTAAGGGTGCCGACCAGCAGAAACTGGTTAAGGATCTATCAGGTGGTGAGCGCAACCGGCTCCACCTGGCCAAGCTGGTACAGTCGGGCGGTAACGTTCTGTTGCTCGATGAGCCGACTAACGACCTTGATGTCGAGACCCTGCGAGCACTCGAAGAGGCGATCCTTGAATTCCCCGGCTGTGCGGTAGTCATATCACATGACCGCTGGTTCCTCGACCGCATCGCCACCCATATCCTCGCCTTCGAAGGCGACTCACACGCTGAGTGGTTTGAGGGCAACTACGCCGACTACGAAGAGGACCGCAAACGTCGTCTTGGTGAAGCGGCGGTTCAACCACACCGGATCAAGTATAAAAAACCGGTGCACTAG